Below is a genomic region from Telmatobacter sp. DSM 110680.
AAGGAAACTCTCGCCGGCAAGCAAGCTGTGCTCGAAGGATTGCCGGATCACCCGGCAGTCAAGGCGCTTCTCGCGTGGAATGCCGATGCATTTACAGATGCACTCTTTGACAGGGGCGAATTGACACTGACTGTCACTCCGGAGAAGATCTGCGAAGCAGTGACTGCCGTGAAGAATGCCGGCTACAACGCGTTCGAAGATATGACGGCGGTGGATTGGCTTCCTTCCGAACCCCGCTTCCAGCTGAGCTACCACATTCTGTCGCATCAATATAAAGAGCGGATCCGTCTGAAAACCTGGCTAAACAGCGGCGATCCGGCGATTGAATCGATCACCTCAGTCTGGTCGGGTGCCAATTACTACGAGCGCGAAGTCTTCGACCTGTTTGGGATTCGTTTTGAAGGACATCCGAATCTGCGCCGCATCCTGATGCCTGATGATTGGGTGGGACATCCCTTGCGCAAGGACTACCCGGTGGAGGGCTATCGCTGATGGTGGATGTAGGCACTCCGATCCTTTCTGCCCCGCCCGCCGAGGGCGCGCGCGACCAGCACATGGTCCTGAACATGGGACCGCAGCATCCGTCAACGCACGGCGTGTTGCGCCTGGTGCTGGAAATTGACGGTGAAATAGTTGTCCGCCTGTACCCGGAAATCGG
It encodes:
- a CDS encoding NADH-quinone oxidoreductase subunit C, which gives rise to MAEAPKETLAGKQAVLEGLPDHPAVKALLAWNADAFTDALFDRGELTLTVTPEKICEAVTAVKNAGYNAFEDMTAVDWLPSEPRFQLSYHILSHQYKERIRLKTWLNSGDPAIESITSVWSGANYYEREVFDLFGIRFEGHPNLRRILMPDDWVGHPLRKDYPVEGYR